Within the Rhodomicrobium lacus genome, the region GGGCCAGCGGTCGAACGCTTCGTGGCAAGCGGGATCTCCCGGTTGGGCGGCAAGCTCGGACCGATCCTGTGGCAGTTCGCGCCGACGAAGAAATTCGACGGAGACGACATGGCGGCGTTTCTGGCGCTCCTCCCCCGTGAAGCGGGCGGCAATCCCCTGCGCCACGCGCTCGAAGCCCGCCACGAGAGCTTTCGCACACCCGCCTTCACGGATCTCGCGGCGAAGGCGGGAGCCGCCATCGTGCTTGCGGATTCCGACAACTATCCGCTGATCGATGAGCCGACCGCCAGCTTTGTCTATGCGCGGCTTATGAAGGCGCGGGCAGACGAGGAAACGGGCTATGCGCCCGCCGAGATCGCGGCCTGGCGGCAGCGTGCCGAAGGCTGGGCGGCAGGCGGCCGCGACGTGTTCGTGTATTTCATCGACGGCGCGAAGGAGCGCGCACCCGCCGCGGCTCAGGCTTTTCTCGCAGGGCTTTGACGGCGCGGTGCCGCCGCCCTTACGGACGCAGGAATGCCTTCGCCTGCTCGGTCAGATAGGCAAAGGCCCGCGCGCGTTTCGCGTCGTCCTGAAGCACGGACGGCAGGACGCCGTATAGCGCAATCTTGTCGGTTTGCGAGCCCGGCATGCGGCACACATAAACGCCTTCCGGCGCGCTTGGCGCGGGCCTGACGCGAGACACATGGAGCATGCTGCGCGCGGCGTCTTCGCTCCAGATTTCGAGCGCGAAAGTTCTCCGGGCAAGCCGCAGCCATTTCGGCGCGCCGAACGGGTCCGCATCGCGGCTCACAGGCTCCTGACAGAAATAACTGCCCTTCTCGTCCTTCACATCGCCGGTGACGACGAGCAGCGTTTCCTGCTTCACGCCAGACCGCGTCACCACTCCGGCTTGAGCGCGGATGACGTCCAGCGCGGTGTCGAGATAATACCGTTCGAGAGAGCCCGGTTCGAAGATTGCCTCTGGCGCGGGATTGACGTGCGAAGCGGCAATCAGCTCGCGCAGGAAATCGTTGCGCGCGCTGCCGTCGGCGAGAGGAGTTCCGCCGTCGGTAACCTCGACCTTCCTTGTATCGAGGGTCACACCGGCCTGCGCGCGCGCCAGCACCTTCCTCTCATAGCGCGCCGACGACACCGTGCGCACCAGATCGAAGACGTTCGTCCACATGGCTTCGACGCCGGAAGCGCCGATCGACTCGGCCAGTTTCGAGTTGGTCGAGAGCACCGCGATGAAGGTGGACCCGGCCCGTTGCAGCGAACGCGCGATGATGCCGCCGCGAAGTTCCTGCGCGTCGACGAGCGGTCGCGCCTCCAGCTCGCACAGGGGCGCGTTCGGTCCGTTGAGGATGATGGCGGCGGCGCCCGCTTCGGCCGTGCTGATGAGAAGCTCGCCCGCGTCGATGGTGGGAGGCAGGCGAAGGCGATAGACGCTGCCGTCGCTGACGGTGAAGGGCAGCCCGCGCGGGCGCTGCTGCGGCTGGAACTTGGGCCAGCCCTCCCCGATGCGCCGGTTCATGGACACATCGAGCGCGGGATCGCAGCCGCGAACAGGCTCCCCCGCCGCGCCCGTGATCCTGATCGCAAGGTCTGCTGCGCGCACGAAAAGCGGCTCGACCGTCACCACAACGCGTTGGGCGTCGGTGTTCACGTCGCTGATGCGGAAATGCGGCATCTGCATTTCGAGATAGGCGGCATCCTGCGCACGCCTGAACGAAGCCTCGGGAAGATCTGCGACCAGTCCGACAGGCGTCGGCGTCAGGATCTTGCCGTCGATGCTGATGCTGCCCTCGGCGCGAAGCACGTCCTCCGCCGGGAAGATCTCCCCCGATTGCCGCCGGAACACCAGCGTCAGGCGGCGTAGCGTCTTGGCCGCATCCTGCCCTGACGCGGAGCCGTCCACGGAAGGTGCGGCCTGGGAAGGGGCGCTTTCAGCGGGCTTGCCAGTGGAAGCGGACGGCGATCCTTCCTGCTGCGGCTGAGCGGGCGGCGCAGGCGGAGCGACGGCAGGAGCTTGCGCAGGGTCCGAAGCTTCTTGCTGCGCATCGGGGGCGCGATCGTCCTCTCTGGAAGGAGACGGTCGAGGCACCGAAGGCGCTTCGGGGGTCGCAGGCTCCGATTTCGGCGCGGTTTTTTCCGCCTCGGCCAGAGGTTCGGGCGTGTCTTGAAGCGCCGGTTTGCCAACCTCCGCCGGAGCGATGGGCTCGGCGGCTTTCGGTGACGCGTTCTCCGGGATGGGCGCAGGCTCGCCTCCGGTCGGCTTGGCGTCGGCGGTCGAACCAGCGGCGTCGGGCTGTGTCTTGTGCGATGCCTCGGGCGTCGATGGAGTTCCGGGCGGAGGAGGCGGAGGCGTCCGGTGTCCATCGGCGGCCTTCGGCGCCGGTACTTGCTCTTGTGGCGCGGAAGGTGTCGGCGGCGGCGTAATGAGCGACGGCGTCGCCGGCGGAACGACCGGCGCGGGCTGGGAGAGCGCGGGCGGCAGTTGGCGGCGGGGCGGCGTGGCCGGCGCTGGCGGCAGCGCAGGCGCGGGCCTGTCCTTCACCTCGGGCTTGCTCTGCGGGTCGGCGGGCTTCGGCTCGACCGCTTTCTCGGGCGCGGGAAGCGGCTTCGCCGGTGCGGTCTCCTTCAGCGGCTTTTCCGGCTGGACGGGGCGAGGCTCTTCCGCGCGCGCCGCCGCGGTCTGTCTCGATTTCACGAGGTGATTCACGAGCGATGCGCCGAGCGTGACCGAGTCGGGCGGGCAAGACCCCTGACAGACGAGCAGCGCCGGAACTCCGCACAGGAAGAACGGACGGATCTCGTCAAAACGCGAGCCGCCGCGCTTCAGGCGGAAGCCCACATCGGCGAAACTCGTGCCGATGTCGAGCACCTTCGATGGCGCGAATGCGACCATCTCCGCATCCTCTTTCAGTTCTTCCAGCGACGCGCCCTGCCGCCCCACGAAGAAGACGGGCACCTTCATCGGCGATTGCTGAGCGCCGTCACGCGCGAGAACGCAGGTGCGCGGCGCGCGGCTCGTGAAGACGCCGATGCGATCCGACACGTCGAGATAGAGGGCGAAAGACTTCCGGTAGGTATTGCGACCCGCCGACGACGGAAAAAACGGCATCCGCTCCGCGGCTTCGCCGAAAGGTTCGAGAAGGAAGCGGCGCGACTGGAGGTCGTGGCCGACGATGAGCGTATTCTGCGGCCACTTCGCGCAGGCGTTCGACCACTCCGCCGCCGCCGGGACAGCGCAGATTGCAGGCGCGAGACCGGCCAGAAGGGCCAGCGCGCTGAAAACGCGTCGATAAACGGGCGGTGCGGGCATGCAGTGGAAGCGGGCCGGATGGTTGATGCGCGCAATTTACCTCGAATTGAACAGTTTCGCAAAAGCACCCGCACCGCATCGTTAATTGAGTGTCGCTTTACAGTCCGGCGGGGACAAGAACCTTCGCGAGCTTGGAAACGAAGTCTTGTCCTCGCGCATGTTACCGCTAAATGAATGGCGAGGTTCTGGACATCCCACAGCGATCATGGCTGACCCCTATACAATTCTCGGCGTTTCCAAAGCGGCGACGGATGACGAGATCCGCAAGGCATACAAGTCGCTCGCGAAGAAAAATCATCCCGACCTGAACCCTGGCGACAAGGAAGCCGAGGCGCGGTTCAAGGACATCTCGGCCGCCTACACCTTCCTTAGCGACAAGGAAAAGCGCCGCGCCTTCGACGCGGGCGAAATCGACGAGCACGGTCAGGAAAAGCCGCAGCGGCGCTACTACCGCGACTACGCGGATGCGGGCGCGGGAGAGCGCTATTACACGAGTCCCGAAGGAGGGTTCGAGGGGTTCGGCGGTTCCGGCGATTTCAGCGACCTGTTCGGCGACATCCTGCGCCGCCGTGGCGAAGCCGGCGCGGGAACAGGCGGCGCGCAGTTCCGCATGCGCGGCGGCGACCTTCATTACGCGCTTCCCGTCGACTTCCTTGAAGCGGTGAACGGCGCGAAGAAGCGCGTCGACATGCCCGATGGCAAGACGCTCGACATCACCATCCCGGCGGGCGTGGAGGACGGCCAGACGCTGCGCCTGAAGGGGCAGGGCATGCCCGGCATCGGCGGCGGACCCGCTGGCGACGCGCTCATCACCGTGAGCGTTTTACCGCACCCCGTTTTCCGACGCGAAGGGCAGGATATCCGATCCGTTTTGCCGGTCACGCTTGGCGAGGCGTTATCCGGCGGTTCCGTCCCGGTGGAGACAGTCACCGGGCGGGTGAACGTCAAGATCCCGAAACACTCGAATACCGGGCGCGTGCTGCGCCTGCGCGGCAAGGGCGTTCAGGGCAAGATGAAGGGCGATCATCTCGTGGAGCTTCAGGTGGTTTTGCCGCCCGAGCCGGACGCCGCGCTCGAAGATTTCGTGACGGCGTGGGAGAAGGACCACCCCTATGATCCGAGGCAGGGAGGCTAGAGCATGATGATCGGCGAAACCGAGATCGTCACCCGCTTCAGGCTCGACGAAAAGGTTCTCGAACGGTGGATCGCCGCCGGGTGGGTGAAGCCGAGGCGCGGCCCGCAAGGCTTCCTGTTCGACGAGACGGACGTCGCGCGCACGCATTTTCTCTGCGACCTCAGCTATGGCATGGACCTTAGCGACGAGGAGATGACCATGGTCTTGTCGCTGGTGGATCAGCTCCATGGTGCGCGCGCGTTGCTTCGTGCGATGACCGAGGCCGTGCACAAACAGCCTGACCATGTCCGCGAGGCTATTCTGACGCACGTGCGGGTCGTCGTGGGGCCGCGAGAGTAGGCGCGACGCCGCTTGCCCCTCTGCGAGCTTGCATTCATTTTCTTGACGCGCGGCAACGCGCTCGCTTTATGCTCGGCGCATTGATCGCGGCCGGAACAATTCAAGGTGAGTGCGTGATGCCTGCGAAGAAGGAAATCGTGCTCATCGGGGCGGGGCTCGCGCACGCCAACGCCTTGCGTGCGTTATGCAAGAGCGTGCACGAGCATGCGCGTCTTACCGTCGTCACGCGGCATCCACGCACACCCTATTCCGCGATGCTGCCCGGCCTCATGGCGGGCTTCTATACGAACGACGACATCCATATCGACGTTGCCGGGCTCTGCCGGTTCGCGGGCGCGAAACTCGTCGTGAGCGAGGTGTCCGGCATCGACATCCACGCGCGCCGCGTTTTCTGTGAAGTCCGCGAGCCCATCCCGTTCGACATCCTGTCCATCGACACCGGCTCGACGCCGAACACGCACGAGGTGCCGGGCGCGGACGCGCACGCCGTCGCGATCAAGCCGGTAGACAAATTCCTCGCGGGCTTCGAGGCGGCGCGGGCGCGGCTTCTGCAAAGGGGCTCTGCGAAATTCGTGGTCGTGGGCGGCGGCGCGAGTGGCGTGGAACTCATATGCACCATGGAGCGCGTGCTGCGCGCCAATCTCGAACGTGAGGGGCTCAACCCCGACGCGGTCGGCTTCACCCTGCTGACGCGCAAGGCGGCGATCCTCGACATGTTCTCGCTTGGGCTCGGCACGCGCTTCGAGCGGATTCTTGCCGCGCGTGGCATCGAGGTGATCGCCGGAAAAAACGCGAGCCGGGTGGAGGCGGGAGCGGTGCACACCGATTGCGGGGCGGCCGTGGCCTATGACGAGCTTTTCTGGACGGTCGAAGCGTCAGCCGCGCCGTGGCTCGGCGAAACCGGCCTCGCGCTCGACGAACGCGGGTTTGTCGCGGTTCGGCCCACCATGGAGAGCACCTCGCACGCGGATGTCTTCGCGACAGGCGACGTGGCGTCTTTTGTGGGGCGCGCCGTGCCGAAGGCGGGCATCTATGCCGTGCGCCAGAGCGTCGTGCTTGCCGAGAATCTTCGCCTCGCGGCGGAGGGCGCGCCGCTCAAGCCCTTCCTTCCGCAGAAGCGTTTCCTCCAGCTCATCACGGCGGGGGAACGTTACGCGGTAGGCGCGCGCGGGCGCTTCAGCTTCGAAGGCCGCTGGGTCTGGCATCTCAAGGACCGGATAGACCGGGGCTTCGTCTCGGGGTTCAAAAGGCTCGCTCCGGCCGCCGAGACGGTCAAGTCGGCGTGAAATCGCTTGGCGAGGCGCCGCCGCATCCCTTATCGCATGTGAAAGCGAATGGAGCGCACATGCAGCAAGCCGCGTCGGCATCGACCAGCCAGCCACCGGGCGCGGCGGAAAAGTTCGCCGATCCCGTCTGGACCGCAAAGGGTGAGCGGCGCGCTTCCGTGCCACTGACGCGCTTAGACACGGTGTGGTTCAACACCGGCACGCTGTGCAACATCGCCTGTGAGCATTGCTACATCGAAAGCTCGCCGAAGAACGACCGGCTTGCCTTTCTGAGCGTTGCCGATGCCGTGCCGTTTCTTGACGAGATGGCACGCCTTCCCCGTCCGGTCTCGCTCGTCGGTTTCACGGGCGGCGAACCGTTCATGAATCCCGATTTCGTTGCCATCCTCGAAGAAACGCTCGCGCGGGGTTTTGAGACGCTGACGCTCACCAATGCGCTGAAGCCGATGGAGCATCGAAAGGCCGATATCGCGCGGCTCGCGGCGGTCCATGGCGCGCGCCTTCGCATCCGCGTATCGCTCGACGATTTTCGCGAGGGGGTACACGACCGCGAGCGCGGCGGCGCCGCCTTCGCCCGTGCGCTCGGCGGCGTCGAGTGGCTCTGGAACGCGGGCGTTCGCGTAGAGATCGCAGCGCGATCCCTTCAGGGCGACGACGAGCACATCATCCGGCGCGGCTTCGCGACCCTGTTCGCAGATCGCGGCATCGTGCTCGACTGCGACGACCCGCAGGTGCTTGTGCTCCTGCCCGAAATGCGCCCCGACGTCTCGCCGCCCGAAATCACAACCGCCTGCTGGGGCATTCTCCGCAAAACACCGGACGACGTGATGTGCTCGAATGCGCGCATGGTCGTCAAGCGAAAGCGCGCGGCGCGGCCAAGCGTCGTCGCGTGCACGCTGCTGCCATATGACGAGCGTTTCGAACTCGGCGCGACGCTCGATGAAGCGTCCCGCGCGGTGCCGCTCGTGCATCCGTGGTGCGCCACGTTTTGCGTGCTGGGTGGCGGCTCCTGCGGTTCCGCGCGGGCGTCCGGCTGATGCGCTCACGTCTGAGAGATCCGCTTTTCTGGCTCGCTCTCGTCGCGATTGGCCTTGCGCTCACGGTGCATGGTCTCGGCTGGCCCAGTTTTCTGACCTTCACCCATCTGAAGGCGCACCGGCAGGAAATCCTGGCCTTCGTCGCGAACAATTACGCGCTCTCCGCCGCCGCCTATGTCGGGCTTTACATTTTCGTGGTGGCAATGTCGCTGCCATCCGCCGTGCTCCTGACGCTGACCGGCGGTTTCCTGTTCGGAGCGATGGCGGGAACGATCCTGACAGTCATCGGGGCGACGGCGGGCGCGGCGCTCGTCTTCCTCCTCGCAAGGGCGCTGGCGGGAGACACGCTCCTCGCCCGCTTCGGCGCGACAGGTCAAAAGCTCGTGCGCGAAATCCGTGCAAATGCCTGGTCCTATCTGCTCGTGCTGCGCCTTGTGCCGCTGTTCCCCTTTTTCCTCGTGAACATCGTGCCTGCCTTCGCGGGCGTGCGTTTCTCGACCTTCGTGCTGACGACATTTTTCGGAATCATGCCGGGCACGGCGGTTTATTCGATGTCCGGGGCGGGGCTCGGCTCGATCCTTGATCGCGGCGAAACGATTTCGTTCAGCGCCATCATGACCCCCGAAATCCTTGGCGCGCTCATCGGGCTTGCTGGTCTCAGCCTCGCCATGATCCCGATAAGGCGCAGATTTTCGAGGGCGCCCGAAGACAAGCCGGATGGCGAGCCGGGTGAAACACGGCCCGTTCGCGAGCATTCTCATTGACGCGGGCGCGCCTTTGCCGCACATCTAGCCCCAAATCTCGCATTGCAACACGACGGAAAGAAAGGCGCGGCTCGGCATGGACTTGCGCAACATCGCCATTATTGCCCACGTCGACCATGGCAAGACGACGCTTATCGACGTACTTCTGAAGCAATCCGGTTCGTTCCGCGAAAACCAGCGCGTTGCCGAACGCGCGATGGACTCGAACGATCTCGAACGCGAACGCGGCATCACGATCCTCGCGAAGGTGACGTCCATCAACTGGAAGGACACGCGCATCAACATCGTGGACACGCCCGGCCACGCCGACTTCGGCGGCGAGGTGGAGCGTATCCTGAACATGGTGGATGGCGCGATCGTGCTGGTGGACGCGGCGGAAGGCCCCATGCCGCAGACGAAGTTCGTGGTGTCGAAGGCGCTCAAGATCGGCCTTCGTCCCATTGTCGCGATCAACAAGATCGACAAGCCGGAAGAGCGTCACGTCGAAGTGGTGAACGAGGTGTTCGACCTGTTCGCGAACCTCGACGCGACCGAGGAGCAGCTCGATTTTCCGATCCTCTACGGCTCCGCGAAACAGGGCTGGATGGCGCTCGATCCGCATGGCCCGAAGGACAGCATGGCCCCGCTGTTCGATCTCGTGCTGAAGCATTTCGCTCCGCCGAAGGCCGAAGGCGGTCCGTTCCGCATGCTGGCGACCACCATCGAAGCCGATCCGTTCCTTGGCCGCATCCTGACGGGCCGCGTGTCGAACGGCGTCGTCAAGCCCAATCAGGCCATCAAGGCCCTGTCGCGCGACGGCAAGGTGATCGAGCAGGGCCGCATCTCGAAGGTGCTCGGCTTTCGCGGCCTTGAGCGCCAGCCCATCGACGAAGGCACGGCGGGCGACATCATCGCCATATCGGGCCTGACCAAGGCCACCGTGGCAGACACGATCTGCGACGTGTCCGTGACGGAAGCGCTCGAAGCGCAGCCGATCGATCCGCCGACGCTGACCATGACCTTCCGCATCAATGACGGGCCGTTCGCCGGTCAGGAAGGCGACAAGGTGCAGAGCCGCGTGATCCGCGAGCGCCTGCTTCGCGAGGCCGAGGGCAACGTCGCGCTGCGCATCGGCGAGACGCCGGACGCGGACGCGTTCGAGGTTTCCGGCCGTGGCGAACTCCAGCTCGGCATTCTCATCGAGACCATGCGCCGCGAGGGCTTCGAACTCACCGTGTCGCGTCCGCGCGTCGTGTTCGAAACGGACCCCGCGACGGGTCAGCGGCTCGAACCGGTCGAGGAAGTCATCATCGACGTGGACGAGGAGCATTCCGGCGCGGTCGTGTCGAAGCTCTCCGAGCGGCGCGGCGAACTCGTCGACATGCGGCCGTCGGGCGGCGGTCGTCAGCGGCTCATCTTCTACGTACCGACGCGCGGCCTTATCGGCTATCAGGGCGAGCTTCTCACCGACACGCGCGGCACCGCCATCATGAACCGGCTGTTCCACAATTATTCGCCGTACAAGGGTGAAATTCAGGGCCGCCGCGCAGGCGTGCTGATCTCGAACAGCACGGGTGAAGCGGTCGCCTACGCCCTTTGGAACCTGGAAGATCGCGGCCCGATGATGATCGATCCGCAGACGAAGGTTTACCCCGGCATGATCGTCGGCGAGCACACCCGCGAGAACGATCTCGAAGTGAATGTGATCAAGGGCAAGCAGCTCACCAACATCCGCGCAGCGGGCAAGGACGAGGCCGTGCGCCTTACGCCTCCGATGAAGATGCCGCTCGAAAAAGCGCTGGCCTATATTCAGGACGACGAACTCGTCGAGGTGACCCCCAAGTCCATCCGGCTTCGCAAGCGCTATCTCGATCCGAACGAGAGAAAGCGCATGGAGCGCGCGGCTTCGGCGGCAAACGCGGGCTGACCGTTTTCTTCAACCGCAGACCTTTCAGAGCGCCGCGCGAGCGGCGCTTTTTTTGCGAGCGGAACCCTGCGCACGCCCGACCCAAGACAATGTGATTTTTCCGTGTGCGGCGGAACGCGCCACTCTGACAGCGGGCGCAGATAGCGCCTATCCGCGCTTCCGCTCCACGCCGCACCCACGGAGCGGAAGCGCTTCATTCAGGGGGGTGAGAATGAGACTTCTTTCCGGCCTCGTGATCGGGTTCTCCGCACTTGCCGCGCTTCTCCTCGCCGCGACTTTCGTCCTGCCGTGGGCGGCAGGCTACGGTTATGCCGCGACATTCTTCTATGCTTACGAAAGCGCCTGCCCCGGCAAGAGCGAACAGCTGACCGAAGACAGCTATCGCGTCTTCCTGCTCAATCGCGGCTGCACGCTCGAAAAGGCCATCGACGATCTGGCAAGCGACTATCGCAAGACGCCCGAGCGTCTGCTGGCGCTCTACAAGGGCGATGTGAAGCCTGAGAGTGCAGACGAAGTGATGGTAACCGACGCAGTCCGCGCGGAGTTGAAGCGCTCCTTTAAGCCGTTCGGTCTGGCGAGGCATTGCGCGCCGGGCGAAATATGCGGCGAAGGCCTTTCGCCATTCTGGGGCGATGACGCGGTCAGCGGCATTTTCGCGAAGGCGGGCGACCTCTACCTCAGCCACGCGGTGCCGGTGTTTTACGACGGCCTTGGCACCGGCGCGCAGCATATGGCTACGCTGCTCGCCACCGGGCCGCTCGCGAGGGGGCTGCTGTTCGTCGTTTACGCCATAGGCGCGGCGATTCTCCTGAATATCCTGTGGGGGCTTTTGCGAAGGGCGGCCTTTTAGAGCCGGACCCGATGCGGACCGTCAGGCCGGCGCTGAGCAGTCCGGCTCGGGCTTGCCCGCAGCGCGCGCCGTTTCCTGCACGCATTTATCGGTAACGGGTGCCGCGGTTTCGACAAGCCCGATCCACGCACGCACGCGCTCCGCGTCGAAACCCACCTCGCGGCGGCCGTCCACTTCCATCAGCGGGCGCCGGATCAGAAGATGATCCGTAAGCATGAGCGCTATGGCTTCCGCAGGTTCGAGCGTCGAAGGCACGATCTCGCCGGATTTCACGCGCGGCGAGGACATGTTGAACCACTCCGCCACCGGGCGCGTGCCGAAGAAGCTGTGCAGACGCTTCCCGTCCCACTCCTCGGCAAGAATGCTCCTCACATCGAGCGTATGGCCGCTTGCCTTGAGCAGCGCCTTCTGCCTCGCGTTCCCGGCGCAACCAGGCTTCTCCCAGAAAATCACATGCGCCATTCACTCAACCCGATTGTCGCGCGGAAAGCGGTTTCGCCCTAGAAATCTTGGCGGCGCGCGGCTGCCCGTATGTCAGCGCCGTGATGATCGCCTGGGCGATGTCCCGGCCGCCCTTGTCGATCCCCTCCCACGTGGCCGAGCGCCCGCGTGGATCGATTTCGAGAAGCTTCGTTCCAAAAAAGACTTCCGTGCCATCGCGAACGATGCCGCGAACGATGCCATCGATTGGTGCCGTCACCGACTCGCCATTCAGAACGCCGACCGGGAAATTCTTGAAGACGCGCGTGCCGATCTCGACGGCGCAATGCCATCGGCCCGGTGCCTTCGCGAGTGCAAAGCGCTCCGGTCCAACGCCACCAAGGCGGCGCTCCTTCGATGCGGGCGCGGCGGTGCGCCCCGAGAAAAGGGTGATGCCATTCTTCGTTGGCTGTGTCTCGATAGCGATATCGCAATTCTCTCCGACGCTGAAGCCGGGGCCGACGCCGACGGTGATGCTCGCGAGATGGCGGATGTCCGGAACGACCGCGCGATCCTGCATGCGCGCATCGACAAGCAGATGCACAGCGGCCATGGGAATGAGGTCGAGGAGACCGAGCCGGGTAACGGCGACGCAATCGCCGCTTCCGAGCAGCATCGCGGTTGCGAGCGTCGTTTCGGCGTATTTCGCCTTGACGCCTTCGAGTTCGGCGCAATCTCCGAACAGCGCGTCATGAAACGCCATTTGCCGCCGGATCACGGGCGGGTGCGTATCGTGCGAGAGAACTGCGCTCCAGCCTGCGCGATAAAGGTCGACGGCAATGGCCGAGGCGATCTCGTTCGTTCCGAGAATC harbors:
- a CDS encoding DUF72 domain-containing protein; the protein is MTISNPVIRAGIGGWTYEPWRGLFYPKGLPHASELRFASRALTSIEVNGTFYRTQTPATFAKWRDETPEGFVFSIKAPRAAVMKRVLAEAGPAVERFVASGISRLGGKLGPILWQFAPTKKFDGDDMAAFLALLPREAGGNPLRHALEARHESFRTPAFTDLAAKAGAAIVLADSDNYPLIDEPTASFVYARLMKARADEETGYAPAEIAAWRQRAEGWAAGGRDVFVYFIDGAKERAPAAAQAFLAGL
- a CDS encoding DnaJ C-terminal domain-containing protein, whose product is MADPYTILGVSKAATDDEIRKAYKSLAKKNHPDLNPGDKEAEARFKDISAAYTFLSDKEKRRAFDAGEIDEHGQEKPQRRYYRDYADAGAGERYYTSPEGGFEGFGGSGDFSDLFGDILRRRGEAGAGTGGAQFRMRGGDLHYALPVDFLEAVNGAKKRVDMPDGKTLDITIPAGVEDGQTLRLKGQGMPGIGGGPAGDALITVSVLPHPVFRREGQDIRSVLPVTLGEALSGGSVPVETVTGRVNVKIPKHSNTGRVLRLRGKGVQGKMKGDHLVELQVVLPPEPDAALEDFVTAWEKDHPYDPRQGG
- a CDS encoding FAD-dependent oxidoreductase, with protein sequence MPAKKEIVLIGAGLAHANALRALCKSVHEHARLTVVTRHPRTPYSAMLPGLMAGFYTNDDIHIDVAGLCRFAGAKLVVSEVSGIDIHARRVFCEVREPIPFDILSIDTGSTPNTHEVPGADAHAVAIKPVDKFLAGFEAARARLLQRGSAKFVVVGGGASGVELICTMERVLRANLEREGLNPDAVGFTLLTRKAAILDMFSLGLGTRFERILAARGIEVIAGKNASRVEAGAVHTDCGAAVAYDELFWTVEASAAPWLGETGLALDERGFVAVRPTMESTSHADVFATGDVASFVGRAVPKAGIYAVRQSVVLAENLRLAAEGAPLKPFLPQKRFLQLITAGERYAVGARGRFSFEGRWVWHLKDRIDRGFVSGFKRLAPAAETVKSA
- a CDS encoding radical SAM protein; protein product: MQQAASASTSQPPGAAEKFADPVWTAKGERRASVPLTRLDTVWFNTGTLCNIACEHCYIESSPKNDRLAFLSVADAVPFLDEMARLPRPVSLVGFTGGEPFMNPDFVAILEETLARGFETLTLTNALKPMEHRKADIARLAAVHGARLRIRVSLDDFREGVHDRERGGAAFARALGGVEWLWNAGVRVEIAARSLQGDDEHIIRRGFATLFADRGIVLDCDDPQVLVLLPEMRPDVSPPEITTACWGILRKTPDDVMCSNARMVVKRKRAARPSVVACTLLPYDERFELGATLDEASRAVPLVHPWCATFCVLGGGSCGSARASG
- a CDS encoding TVP38/TMEM64 family protein, which codes for MRSRLRDPLFWLALVAIGLALTVHGLGWPSFLTFTHLKAHRQEILAFVANNYALSAAAYVGLYIFVVAMSLPSAVLLTLTGGFLFGAMAGTILTVIGATAGAALVFLLARALAGDTLLARFGATGQKLVREIRANAWSYLLVLRLVPLFPFFLVNIVPAFAGVRFSTFVLTTFFGIMPGTAVYSMSGAGLGSILDRGETISFSAIMTPEILGALIGLAGLSLAMIPIRRRFSRAPEDKPDGEPGETRPVREHSH
- the typA gene encoding translational GTPase TypA, translating into MDLRNIAIIAHVDHGKTTLIDVLLKQSGSFRENQRVAERAMDSNDLERERGITILAKVTSINWKDTRINIVDTPGHADFGGEVERILNMVDGAIVLVDAAEGPMPQTKFVVSKALKIGLRPIVAINKIDKPEERHVEVVNEVFDLFANLDATEEQLDFPILYGSAKQGWMALDPHGPKDSMAPLFDLVLKHFAPPKAEGGPFRMLATTIEADPFLGRILTGRVSNGVVKPNQAIKALSRDGKVIEQGRISKVLGFRGLERQPIDEGTAGDIIAISGLTKATVADTICDVSVTEALEAQPIDPPTLTMTFRINDGPFAGQEGDKVQSRVIRERLLREAEGNVALRIGETPDADAFEVSGRGELQLGILIETMRREGFELTVSRPRVVFETDPATGQRLEPVEEVIIDVDEEHSGAVVSKLSERRGELVDMRPSGGGRQRLIFYVPTRGLIGYQGELLTDTRGTAIMNRLFHNYSPYKGEIQGRRAGVLISNSTGEAVAYALWNLEDRGPMMIDPQTKVYPGMIVGEHTRENDLEVNVIKGKQLTNIRAAGKDEAVRLTPPMKMPLEKALAYIQDDELVEVTPKSIRLRKRYLDPNERKRMERAASAANAG
- a CDS encoding ArsC/Spx/MgsR family protein, whose amino-acid sequence is MAHVIFWEKPGCAGNARQKALLKASGHTLDVRSILAEEWDGKRLHSFFGTRPVAEWFNMSSPRVKSGEIVPSTLEPAEAIALMLTDHLLIRRPLMEVDGRREVGFDAERVRAWIGLVETAAPVTDKCVQETARAAGKPEPDCSAPA
- a CDS encoding xanthine dehydrogenase, with amino-acid sequence MTIMPRPPQSPRSFRSAFAVILGTNEIASAIAVDLYRAGWSAVLSHDTHPPVIRRQMAFHDALFGDCAELEGVKAKYAETTLATAMLLGSGDCVAVTRLGLLDLIPMAAVHLLVDARMQDRAVVPDIRHLASITVGVGPGFSVGENCDIAIETQPTKNGITLFSGRTAAPASKERRLGGVGPERFALAKAPGRWHCAVEIGTRVFKNFPVGVLNGESVTAPIDGIVRGIVRDGTEVFFGTKLLEIDPRGRSATWEGIDKGGRDIAQAIITALTYGQPRAAKISRAKPLSARQSG